One window of the Pieris brassicae chromosome 4, ilPieBrab1.1, whole genome shotgun sequence genome contains the following:
- the LOC123708658 gene encoding hexosaminidase D-like isoform X2, producing the protein MIVHLDFKGAPLKVSYLEKLFSSIKEWGGTGLLIEWEDTFPFTGDLECIGSSNNSGGDGMYSNEEVKDIMLCAKANGLEVIQLIQTIAHMEYVLKHPKYCHLKESLPSPAVLCPTKADSLQLVCNLIDGVLNAQPEAKYIHIGADEVWHTAVCHSCQHKAATHKYKVASLFLDHIQAVILYVKQRRPNITILMWDDMLRPMTVETLQAYNLRDLVQPVIWNYSSVEHFQIDRTLWEKYDNLFSNVWAGSAFKGANGSSQMLSRVVRYVSNQEAWQREISKKPNGVHFNGVILTGWSRYDHYATLCELLPVALPSLYSCLRIWTQPTDTNETAREVLPEEEWPGIEVARCIHSFVMLRERSYSLLHGDLVATWLNPWQIKMSYTSPVQVESVANASNTILTDLRGLYAETKKQLQQITGKRSTEEWIVAFFDTILKNIEELNRVASLRRQVAASVRPTYS; encoded by the exons at GATAGTTCATTTGGATTTTAAAGGCGCACCTTTGAAAGTCTCTTACTTAGAGAAG ctGTTCAGCAGTATCAAAGAATGGGGTGGAACAGGGCTACTTATAGAGTGGGAGGATACATTTCCTTTTACAGGAGATTTGGAGTGCATCGGCAGTTCAAATAATTCTGGGGGAGATGGAATGTACTCTAATGAGGAAGTGAAAGATATAATGCTTTGTGCAAAGGCAAATGGACTAGAAGTT ATTCAACTAATTCAAACCATAGCCCACATGGAATATGTGCTAAAGCATCCAAAGTATTGTCATCTAAAAGAGTCATTACCATCACCGGCTGTTTTATGCCCAACAAAAGCTGATTCTTTACAACTGGTTTGTAACTTGATTGATGGTGTATTAAATGCACAGCCAGAAGCCAAGTATATCCATATTGGTGCTGATGAG gtttggcaCACCGCAGTCTGTCATTCATGTCAACATAAAGCAGCAACACATAAATACAAAGTGGCATCACTGTTTTTAGATCATATACAAGCTGTAATATTGTATGTGAAGCAACGCAGGCCCaatatcacaatattaatgtGGGATGATATGTTGCGGCCTATGACTGTTGAGACGTTACAAG CATACAACTTGAGGGATTTAGTTCAACCAGTTATATGGAACTATAGCTCTGTGGAACATTTTCAAATTGACCGGACACTGTGGGAGAAATATGATAACTTATTTTCTAACGTATGGGCTGGGTCTGCGTTTAAAGGGGCTAATGGAAGTAGTCAG ATGCTATCACGAGTTGTTCGGTATGTCAGTAATCAAGAGGCATGGCAAAGGGAAATCAGTAAGAAACCAAATGGAGTTCATTTCAATGGAGTCATACTTACTGGCTGGTCAAG atacGACCATTACGCGACATTGTGTGAATTGCTTCCTGTTGCTCTTCCCAGTTTGTATAGCTGTCTTAGAATTTGGACTCAACCTACGGACACTAATG AAACAGCCCGGGAAGTTTTGCCAGAGGAAGAATGGCCTGGCATAGAAGTCGCGAGATGTATTCACTCGTTCGTCATGTTGAGAGAGCGAAGTTATTCATTACTACACGGAGACTT AGTAGCGACGTGGCTAAATCCGTGGCAAATCAAAATGTCCTACACAAGTCCGGTACAAGTTGAAAGTGTGGCAAATGCTTCGAAcac aaTTTTAACTGATCTCAGAGGACTATATGCGGAAACGAAGAAACAATTGCAGCAAATTACAGGAAAAAGGAGTACAGAGGAATGGATAGTTGCGTTTTTTGATACCATATTGAAGAATATCGAGGAACTGAACAGGGTTGCCAGCTTGAGGCGACAAGTTGCGGCTAGTGTTAGGCCAACTTATTCATAg
- the LOC123708280 gene encoding phospholipase A1 VesT1.02-like — MEIFIFLICTCIVSSYANWQSEYGPFKNLLYSHWINCNHSKTENLDVSETEVYFYDFANNFNISYGINNAAGAITNFYNLDTTREIKFFVPGYKSHISKNAPELIRQVFKDIPNIYLIIIDHSFYTSSRGGNRKSYERSVNYSFYLGKAIGRLLAEFRQFGFPSQNIHCIGHSLGSHILGYAGTTYFEWTSERVRRITGIDPAGPCFSNSLIEEQLHSGAADYVEVFHCNAGGLGTTSVLADVDFFLNDGRVQPHCTVGLIPGYGESDAARCSHKACVKYWTYTVNHPGSFLSWACNSYKDFKNGKCSGNEVAIAGFSNPGNTSGVFYASTESYGVM, encoded by the exons atggaaatatttatatttttaatttgcacTTGCATAGTTAGTAGTTACGCAAATTGGCAGTCTGAATATGGACCATTCAAGAATTTATTGTACTCACATTGGATTAATT GTAACCACAGTAAAACTGAAAATTTAGATGTAAGCGAAACAGAAGTATATTTCTACGACTTCGCAAACAACTTTAATATTAGCTATGGGATTAATAATGCTGCTGGTGCAATCACTAACTTCTATAACTTAGACACGACAcgagaaattaaatttttcgtgCCCGGATATAAATCTCACATCAGCAAGAACGCGCCAGAATTAATTCGACAGGTTTTCAAGGATATCCCAaacatttatcttataattatagaccACTCCTTTTATACCTCATCGAGAGGAGGCAACAGAAAAAGTTACGAACGTTCTGTGAACTATTCCTTCTATCTTGGCAAAGCGATTGGAAGACTCCTTGCAGAATTTCGTCAATTCGGTTTCCCCTCTCAAAATATTCACTGTATTGGACATAGTCTAGGCAGTCACATTTTAGGATACGCAGGAACCACTTACTTTGAATGGACTTCAGAAAGAGTTCGAAGAATTACAGGAATCGACCCAGCTGGCCCTTGCTTTTCAAATAGCTTGATAGAGGAGCAGCTTCATTCAGGTGCGGCAGATTACGTTGAAGTATTTCATTGTAATGCAGGTGGTTTAGGGACTACGAGTGTTCTAGCCGATGTAGATTTCTTTTTGAATGATGGGAGGGTTCAACCACATTGTACTGTCGGTCTAATACCTGGATACGGTGAGTCTGATGCAGCAAGATGTAGTCATAAAGCATGTGTCAAGTATTGGACGTATACGGTGAACCATCCCGGTTCATTTTTGTCTTGGGCCTGTAATTCCTATAAGGATTTTAAGAATGGTAAATGTTCGGGAAACGAGGTGGCAATTGCTGGGTTTTCGAATCCAGGAAACACGTCTGGCGTCTTTTATGCTTCGACGGAGAGTTATGGTGTAATGTAA
- the LOC123708993 gene encoding lipase member H-like: protein MFKFTCLFMCLFSHAYTWGRGDLEKYGPFQIALHSNLIKCDHDKTLNLDVSEIDVYFYDLPRNEVETFHINDAAKGILAYKELDKSKKFIVFVAGYKSNINKKTEERVRDTFRNYPNSYLIILDHSPYTNNRQGNIKSYERSVKYLYYIGKALGDMLTELANNGISAKSIHCIGHSLGAQALAHTGDTFFNNTGNKIARITALDPAGPCFSNSLIEEQIRSGVAEYVEVYHCNAGGLGTTSVLGDIDFFINKKGSTQPHCSTPLIPGIFDSSKAAKCNHRACIDIWTSTVSNPNWFLAWKCDSYKLFKHGSCAANEVTIAGFWNPGNATGVFYFSTDGYDIN from the exons ATGTTTAAGTTTACGTGTTTgtttatgtgtttattttcGCACGCGTACACGTGGGGTCGTGGTGACTTGGAGAAGTATGGACCTTTCCAAATCGCGTTACATTCTAATTTGATCAAAT GTGATCACGACAAAACACTAAATCTTGACGTCAGCGAAATCGACGTGTACTTTTACGATTTGCCAAGAAATGAGGTGGAAACATTCCACATAAACGATGCAGCCAAAGGAATCCTTGCCTACAAAGAACTGGACAAATCCAAGAAATTCATTGTCTTCGTTGCCGGTTACAAATCAAACATAAACAAGAAGACCGAAGAACGTGTAAGAGACACGTTCAGAAACTATCCGAACAGTTACTTAATAATTCTAGATCATTCTCCATACACTAATAACAGACAGGGTAACATTAAGAGTTACGAGCGATCTGTAAAATACCTTTACTATATCGGTAAAGCTTTAGGAGATATGTTGACTGAATTGGCTAATAATGGAATATCAGCCAAAAGCATACACTGTATAGGACACAGCTTAGGTGCGCAAGCCTTGGCGCATACCGgtgatacattttttaataatacaggCAATAAAATAGCAAGAATTACAGCATTAGATCCCGCTGGACCGTGCTTCTCAAATAGTTTAATTGAAGAGCAAATACGATCTGGAGTTGCGGAATACGTAGAGGTATACCATTGCAATGCCGGAGGATTAGGAACAACAAGTGTTTTGGGTGATATAgacttctttataaataaaaaaggttcCACACAACCTCACTGCAGTACACCCTTGATTCCTGGTATATTTGACTCTTCAAAAGCAGCGAAATGTAATCATCGAGCCTGTATTGATATTTGGACATCCACTGTCAGTAATCCTAATTGGTTTTTGGCATGGAAATGTGACTCGTACAAATTGTTCAAGCATGGATCTTGCGCAGCTAATGAAGTAACTATAGCCGGTTTCTGGAACCCTGGTAACGCGACAGGAGTCTTTTATTTCTCTACTGATGGCtatgatataaattaa
- the LOC123708658 gene encoding hexosaminidase D-like isoform X1 → MEKIVHLDFKGAPLKVSYLEKLFSSIKEWGGTGLLIEWEDTFPFTGDLECIGSSNNSGGDGMYSNEEVKDIMLCAKANGLEVIQLIQTIAHMEYVLKHPKYCHLKESLPSPAVLCPTKADSLQLVCNLIDGVLNAQPEAKYIHIGADEVWHTAVCHSCQHKAATHKYKVASLFLDHIQAVILYVKQRRPNITILMWDDMLRPMTVETLQAYNLRDLVQPVIWNYSSVEHFQIDRTLWEKYDNLFSNVWAGSAFKGANGSSQMLSRVVRYVSNQEAWQREISKKPNGVHFNGVILTGWSRYDHYATLCELLPVALPSLYSCLRIWTQPTDTNETAREVLPEEEWPGIEVARCIHSFVMLRERSYSLLHGDLVATWLNPWQIKMSYTSPVQVESVANASNTILTDLRGLYAETKKQLQQITGKRSTEEWIVAFFDTILKNIEELNRVASLRRQVAASVRPTYS, encoded by the exons atggaGAA GATAGTTCATTTGGATTTTAAAGGCGCACCTTTGAAAGTCTCTTACTTAGAGAAG ctGTTCAGCAGTATCAAAGAATGGGGTGGAACAGGGCTACTTATAGAGTGGGAGGATACATTTCCTTTTACAGGAGATTTGGAGTGCATCGGCAGTTCAAATAATTCTGGGGGAGATGGAATGTACTCTAATGAGGAAGTGAAAGATATAATGCTTTGTGCAAAGGCAAATGGACTAGAAGTT ATTCAACTAATTCAAACCATAGCCCACATGGAATATGTGCTAAAGCATCCAAAGTATTGTCATCTAAAAGAGTCATTACCATCACCGGCTGTTTTATGCCCAACAAAAGCTGATTCTTTACAACTGGTTTGTAACTTGATTGATGGTGTATTAAATGCACAGCCAGAAGCCAAGTATATCCATATTGGTGCTGATGAG gtttggcaCACCGCAGTCTGTCATTCATGTCAACATAAAGCAGCAACACATAAATACAAAGTGGCATCACTGTTTTTAGATCATATACAAGCTGTAATATTGTATGTGAAGCAACGCAGGCCCaatatcacaatattaatgtGGGATGATATGTTGCGGCCTATGACTGTTGAGACGTTACAAG CATACAACTTGAGGGATTTAGTTCAACCAGTTATATGGAACTATAGCTCTGTGGAACATTTTCAAATTGACCGGACACTGTGGGAGAAATATGATAACTTATTTTCTAACGTATGGGCTGGGTCTGCGTTTAAAGGGGCTAATGGAAGTAGTCAG ATGCTATCACGAGTTGTTCGGTATGTCAGTAATCAAGAGGCATGGCAAAGGGAAATCAGTAAGAAACCAAATGGAGTTCATTTCAATGGAGTCATACTTACTGGCTGGTCAAG atacGACCATTACGCGACATTGTGTGAATTGCTTCCTGTTGCTCTTCCCAGTTTGTATAGCTGTCTTAGAATTTGGACTCAACCTACGGACACTAATG AAACAGCCCGGGAAGTTTTGCCAGAGGAAGAATGGCCTGGCATAGAAGTCGCGAGATGTATTCACTCGTTCGTCATGTTGAGAGAGCGAAGTTATTCATTACTACACGGAGACTT AGTAGCGACGTGGCTAAATCCGTGGCAAATCAAAATGTCCTACACAAGTCCGGTACAAGTTGAAAGTGTGGCAAATGCTTCGAAcac aaTTTTAACTGATCTCAGAGGACTATATGCGGAAACGAAGAAACAATTGCAGCAAATTACAGGAAAAAGGAGTACAGAGGAATGGATAGTTGCGTTTTTTGATACCATATTGAAGAATATCGAGGAACTGAACAGGGTTGCCAGCTTGAGGCGACAAGTTGCGGCTAGTGTTAGGCCAACTTATTCATAg